In Helicobacter pylori Shi112, the genomic window AGAGTTTTTTCAAAATCAATTTCTTGTTTGAGCTTGGGGATAAGAGAAGATTTTAAATAATCCATTTTAGCCTGCAAAATAGGCTCTTCTTCTTCTAACAGCTTACCCTTTCTTAAGTCATAAAAAAAGGCTTTTATAGGCCCTTTGTAACCCAGATTTTTAAGGGCAAACGCATAGATGGCCATTTGATAATCAGCGCTTATTTGAGCGATTTCTATGGGGCTTAAACTTCCTCTTTGTTTTTCACTCATGTTGTCCAATTTCAAATCGCTTTTGAATTTGTAATCCAATAAAATAATCTCATTGTCAGCCGTTTTGTCAATCCTGTCTATGCGCCCTTTAAACGCAACGCCTTGAATGGTTGTTTCAAAGCTTTTTTCAAGATCAAGGATTTTGATTTTTGCATTGAAGCGTTCTTTTTCTTTAACATAAAAAGCCTGGATTTTTTTAAGCGCTATAAGAGTGTCTAAACGCTCTTTAGGGGTAATGTTTCCTTTTGTTTCTAAGAGTTGAATGAGCCTTTCTTCTAATGCATAGGGGTTTTTATCTTTTTCATAAGCTTCTTTTAAAAGTTCATGGAGCAAACTGCCTATAGTGCTATTACTTTCATCTTTAGGGCTTTCTTTGAATCGCTTAATGTAGTGGTAGTAAAAACGGCGTTTGCAAGTTAAAAAAGTGTTCAATGAGCTAGCGCTAAAGCTAAAATCTTTAGGGATAGTGGCTTGGATTTCTTCTTCTTGGTAGTCTTTTAAAGGGGTTGGTGCAAAAAGCGTGTAAGCGTCTTTGATAGGCTCTATATGCAAATCCAATTCCAAAAGCATGTTAGAAACTTTTGAAGTTTCGCTCTCTATATAAGAAAGCGCCATTTCTTTAGAGTTTTTAAAGAGCTGGTAGTAATAATGTTTTTGCAAATTTTTCTTATCTGATAAAGTGGGGAGGTTGAGCGATTTTCTTAAAGCAGAGTTTAAAAACAAATCGCAATCTTTAAGGCTTGGCACACAAGTTTCATTGAAATCCACAATCACGATTTTATCAAATTGCATGCCCCTTGTTTCTAAAGTGTCCATGACTCGTATTTTGCCCCCGCTAGAATCGTCTAAACGGAAATTGGCTTCAAATTCTTGCAAATACAAATGCAACAAATCTTTAAGGCTGTAGTTTGTAAGCGTGTCTTTTAAAAGATGAAACTGGTGCATGATTTGAGAATGCGCTTCTTTTAATGGCGCTTTTTCTTTAGAGCTTTGTTGTTCTAAAAGCGCAAGCGTGAGGTTTTCCAAATCCAATAAAGGCGATGCGCTCAAATCAAAACCGCTCGTTTCTAAATCTTCTGAGATTTTGACAAGCTCTATATAATAAGGGCTGTTTTTAGCCCCTAAGCCCATAGCGAAATTCAAATTGTTGTTTTTGTCTAAGAGTTTTAAAAAAGGTAAAAAATCCGCATTAGGCGTGATGATCGCCATTTTATTAGGATCGTTATCTTTTTGCAAATATTCTTCTATGGTTTGTAAAACTAAAGCGCTTTGTTTTAAATAACTGGAGTTGGCGTAAAGCTTTGGCTCTATTTTTTGGTGCTTGGGTGTTTGGGAGAGGATCTTTTGGGTTTTAAAATCAATGGAATAATCGCAATCTGTTTCTAATTTGAGATTCAAAAATTCCAAAAATTTTTGGTTGTATTGATCGCAAGATAGGTGTAAAGTGATAGGCACTAACTCGGCCACTTCTAACAGGCATTGCCTTTCAAAAACGCTCATAAAGCCATCTAAATGCCATTCAATGGAGAAAAAATGCTCAAAAAATTCTTTTAAAATGGTGGGCTTTTCTTGCATGATTTTGTCATAAAATCCCAGTTCTTCCAGCTTTTTAATGTAGCGCTTATAAATCATTTCTAAGACTTCTAAATGCTTTTCATAATCCAAATAAATGTCTTTAGAAGAAAGTTCATTGAGCTTGATACAAGCCGAACTCAATTCATCAAACAAATCAAACAAAAAAGAAGTGCTTTCCAAATACCCCAAAAAGCTGTTTTCAAAAAGCAAAAGCCCTTCAAGAATGGATTTTTTTTCTTTAGCGATAGCTTTAATGGTGTCTATCATTAAAATTTGGCGTGCGCTGTTAGGGATTTTCTTTTTATTAGGGATGTAAAAAGCCTGTTCAAAAAAACTCCCCATGCTCATTGCGTTAGGCAAAAACCCTTCGCCTTGCTCTAAATAGAAATGTTTTAAACGCCTGGTGGAGCTAAAAACAAATAGGGGGTTTTTTTGTGAAAAAAGTTTTTCTAAGTTCATGCGTGGAGTAACCTTTTAGCTTGAGCGGTGATGTTTTCAACGCTGAAGCCGAATTTTTCAAAGAGTTTATTGCCCTTTGCTGAGCTCCCAAAAGAATCCATGCCAATGATCTTATCCGCAAAACGATACCACTCTATCGCGCGGCTCGCTTCAATCACTAAAACTTTACCCTTAAAAAGCTCTTTAAGATAGCTTTCATCTTGTTCCACCAATAAATCAAAGCATGGCGCGCTCACCACTTGAGTGGGGATATTTTCTCGCTCTAACATTTTAGCGCTCTCTAAAGCTAAAGAAACTTCGCTCCCGCTCGCAACCAGTGTGATAGCGGGGTTTTTAGCCTCATATTTAACATACGCACCTTTTAAAACCTGCTCTTTAGAAACCTCATCAAGCACGGGTAAATTCTGGCGCGATAAAATAAGCCCGCTAGGAGCGCTCAAACTTAACGCCACTTGCATGCAAGCGGTATTTTCAAAAGCGTCGCTAGGTCTGAAAGCGTAGAAATTGGGCAAAGCGCGTAAATGGCTCAATTGCTCTACAGGCTGGTGCGTCGCCCCATCTTCGCCCACGCCAATGCTGTCATGCGTAAAGATAAAAAGGGCTTTTAGTTTCATTAAAGCGCTCAAACGAATGCTGGGCATCAAGTAATCGCTAAACACAAAAAAGGTCGCGCAAAAAGGCACAAACAAGCCATACGCCGCTAAAGCGTTAGTGATAGCCCCCATGGCATGCTCTCTGATCCCAAAATGCAAGTTTTGCCCTAAAGGGAAATCGCCAGAGTGTTTTAATTGCGTGTTATTGGACGGGGCTAAATCCGCGCTCCCCCCCAAAAAGCCCTCGCATTCTTTAGCGATAGCGTTTAAAATCATGCCGTTACTCACTCTCGTGGCTAGAGATTCGTCTTTTTTAAAGGTGGGGTAATTGATGGCGTTAAAATCAAAATCCTTCAACGCATGGATCTTTTCTTTTGTTTTAGGGCTTAAGGATTTTTCCCATAAGGCTTCTAAACTAACGCCCCTAACTTTCACTTCTTCAAAATGCATTTTGTTTTTTAGGCTAACGATAAAGCTTTCATCAGGATTGATTTGAGCGTTTTCTTTGGATTGTTTTAACACTTCTTTATTTAGGGGCGAGCCATGCGTTTTTTCACTCCCCTCTAAGCCAATAGCCCCCTTACCAATAATCGTATGAGCGATTAAAAGCGTGGGTTTGGTGGATTTTTTGGCTTCTTCTAAAGCGTTATGAATCGCTTGATAGTCATGCCCATCGCATTCTAGCACTTCCCAATTTTGCGCCAAAAACCGCATCTTAACCTGTTCGCTAAAACTAATATTAATAGCGCCTTCAATGCTGATCTGGTTGCTGTCATAAATCACAATGAGATTGCTTAAGTTGAGGTGCCCAGCTAAAGAAGCGCTCTCATAACTAATGCCTTCTTGCAAATCCCCATCCCCACACAAGCAATAGACTTTATGAGAAATGGCTTCTTTGTCTAAAAGGTTTTGAGCGTATTGACTCGCCATGCTAAAGCCCACAGCGTTAGCAAAACCTTGCCCCAAAGGCCCGGTTGTGATCTCAATGCCTTTGGTGTGGTGCAATTCGGGGTGTCCTGGGGTTTTAGAGTGTAATTGCCTGAAACGCTTTAAATCTTCTAGGCTTAAATCAAAGCCCCACAAATGCAACAAACTATACGCTAACGCGCTCGCATGCCCTCCGCTAAAAACCAGCCTATCTCTATTGAGCCATTTAGGGTTGGTGGGGTTTAGGTTTAAGTGCAAGCTTAAAACCACCATCACATCGGCTAATCCCAAGCACACGCCCGGATGCCCGCTATTAGCCTTATCTATCATGTCCGCGCACAAAAAGCGCAGCGTGTTGGCCATGCTTTTTAATCGTTCTAAGTCAGCGTTACTCAATCGCATCAAATTTTTCCATTTTTAAGGTTTTTAAAAGCCATTTTAACACAAATTATCTCAAAATCTCTTTGGCCCTTAAGATGTCTTGTTGGATCTGATTTTTAAGCTCTTTTAACGAAGAAAAACGCATGTTGTCTCGTATTTTTTGGACCAAACGCAAAGCGATTTCTTGGGGCGGGTTTTCTATGATGGTATCAAGGACATGGCATTCTATGGCGAAATGTTGATCCGTGCTTAAGCGGTTGCCTATAAAACTCACGCTTTTTTGATAAATTGGATCTTTTATTTTCACTAAACTCGCATACACCCCAAAACTAGGGAGGATAAAATCTTTAGTTTTTATATTTAAAGTAGGCGCTAATTCTTTATGCCCTAAGCCTTGATCGCTAATGACTTCCCCGCACACTTCATAAGGCCTGCCTAAGAGCTTGTTAGCTAAAGATAAGTCGCCATGACTTAGGGCTAGTTTGATAGTTTTAGAATGCACGCTAATCTCTTTTATTTTCACTTCAGGCACAATAATGGTTTTTTCAAAACGCTCTTTTAAAAATAAAGCGTCATTTTGCCTCTCATGCCCAAACCTGAAATCATAGCCCACGACCAGGCGTTCTAAATGGGGGAATTTCTTTTTTAAAAGATCTAAAAATTCTGAAGCGTTTAATGGCGAAATCTCTTCTAAATACACAAAAAATAAAGGCATGCCCACGAGTTTAGCGCGGTATTTTAGGGGGGTTAAATAGCCTTTGGTGTAATGTTTTTTTTCTATGATTAAAAGGGCTTTGGGATCTTTTAATTCCTTAAAAAGGGCTTGATGCCCTAAATGCAAGCCGTCAAATTTACCGATAGCTAGGCTTTTAATTTTAGGCTCGCTTGAAATGGATAAAAAATTCAACATTCCCGTTTTTCCCTTTCACTAAGCTTTCTTGGATCTTTAAGATTTGAAAATCCTTTGTTTTTAAATGGTTTTTAAAGTTTTCTAAAGCGTTCAAAATGGCTTTTTTATCCACCACCACCCCCTTTTTATTGCGTTTTGTTGCTCTGCCCACTTCAAATTGCGGTTTGAAAAGTGTTAAAAATTCATCGCTTAAAGGCAAAATCGCTTCTAAAATACAATATAAAGAAATAAAGCTCACATCACAAAGCGCTAAATCAATTGTTTCTGGCGTTTTAAACCCTCTAATATCGCATTCTTCATGACATTCTATGCGCTTGTCTTGTTTCAAACTTTCATCTAATTGCATTTTCCCCACATCCACGCAAAGCACCTTTTTAGCCCCTTTTAAAAGAGCCACTTCACTAAAGCCCCCCTTGCTCGCTCCCACATCTAAAACCACCTTTCCCTTAAAATCCACGAAATGGGTTTCTAAAAAAGCCGCTAATTTTTCCCCAGCCCTGCTAACGAATAGGTTTGTAGCGATGAGTTCAATCTTATCGTCCTCTTTAACAATAAAAGAGGGTTTAGAAACCACCATTTTATTGACTAAAACCTGATTTTTTAAAACCAACGCTTTAGCTTTTTCTCTGCTACCCACTAAATGCCGGTTGAATAAAGCGTAATCTAAGCGCATTAAAATTGAGGTAAGGGGACTTGATAAGCGAAATTAAAAACAATCTTGCCTAAACTATAGGCATCAAGCTCTAGTTTGGCTTCTTGCACCGCTAAATAATCCAATTTGTCAAAAGCGAGTAAAAAGGCTCTGCTCCAGCGATTCGTGGTTTCTAAAATGCCATCAAATTCATCTTTTGTGATTTCTCGCACCCATAAAGGCTCTTTTCCTATAGGTTTTGTGCCAAAAAGTTCATAAGAAATATAGCCATCATCAATCCAATTGTTATTTTGCGTGAAA contains:
- the tkt gene encoding transketolase; amino-acid sequence: MRLSNADLERLKSMANTLRFLCADMIDKANSGHPGVCLGLADVMVVLSLHLNLNPTNPKWLNRDRLVFSGGHASALAYSLLHLWGFDLSLEDLKRFRQLHSKTPGHPELHHTKGIEITTGPLGQGFANAVGFSMASQYAQNLLDKEAISHKVYCLCGDGDLQEGISYESASLAGHLNLSNLIVIYDSNQISIEGAINISFSEQVKMRFLAQNWEVLECDGHDYQAIHNALEEAKKSTKPTLLIAHTIIGKGAIGLEGSEKTHGSPLNKEVLKQSKENAQINPDESFIVSLKNKMHFEEVKVRGVSLEALWEKSLSPKTKEKIHALKDFDFNAINYPTFKKDESLATRVSNGMILNAIAKECEGFLGGSADLAPSNNTQLKHSGDFPLGQNLHFGIREHAMGAITNALAAYGLFVPFCATFFVFSDYLMPSIRLSALMKLKALFIFTHDSIGVGEDGATHQPVEQLSHLRALPNFYAFRPSDAFENTACMQVALSLSAPSGLILSRQNLPVLDEVSKEQVLKGAYVKYEAKNPAITLVASGSEVSLALESAKMLERENIPTQVVSAPCFDLLVEQDESYLKELFKGKVLVIEASRAIEWYRFADKIIGMDSFGSSAKGNKLFEKFGFSVENITAQAKRLLHA
- a CDS encoding TlyA family RNA methyltransferase; the encoded protein is MRLDYALFNRHLVGSREKAKALVLKNQVLVNKMVVSKPSFIVKEDDKIELIATNLFVSRAGEKLAAFLETHFVDFKGKVVLDVGASKGGFSEVALLKGAKKVLCVDVGKMQLDESLKQDKRIECHEECDIRGFKTPETIDLALCDVSFISLYCILEAILPLSDEFLTLFKPQFEVGRATKRNKKGVVVDKKAILNALENFKNHLKTKDFQILKIQESLVKGKNGNVEFFIHFKRA
- a CDS encoding PD-(D/E)XK nuclease family protein, coding for MNLEKLFSQKNPLFVFSSTRRLKHFYLEQGEGFLPNAMSMGSFFEQAFYIPNKKKIPNSARQILMIDTIKAIAKEKKSILEGLLLFENSFLGYLESTSFLFDLFDELSSACIKLNELSSKDIYLDYEKHLEVLEMIYKRYIKKLEELGFYDKIMQEKPTILKEFFEHFFSIEWHLDGFMSVFERQCLLEVAELVPITLHLSCDQYNQKFLEFLNLKLETDCDYSIDFKTQKILSQTPKHQKIEPKLYANSSYLKQSALVLQTIEEYLQKDNDPNKMAIITPNADFLPFLKLLDKNNNLNFAMGLGAKNSPYYIELVKISEDLETSGFDLSASPLLDLENLTLALLEQQSSKEKAPLKEAHSQIMHQFHLLKDTLTNYSLKDLLHLYLQEFEANFRLDDSSGGKIRVMDTLETRGMQFDKIVIVDFNETCVPSLKDCDLFLNSALRKSLNLPTLSDKKNLQKHYYYQLFKNSKEMALSYIESETSKVSNMLLELDLHIEPIKDAYTLFAPTPLKDYQEEEIQATIPKDFSFSASSLNTFLTCKRRFYYHYIKRFKESPKDESNSTIGSLLHELLKEAYEKDKNPYALEERLIQLLETKGNITPKERLDTLIALKKIQAFYVKEKERFNAKIKILDLEKSFETTIQGVAFKGRIDRIDKTADNEIILLDYKFKSDLKLDNMSEKQRGSLSPIEIAQISADYQMAIYAFALKNLGYKGPIKAFFYDLRKGKLLEEEEPILQAKMDYLKSSLIPKLKQEIDFEKTLEVKDCEYCSFKDMCNR
- a CDS encoding bifunctional riboflavin kinase/FAD synthetase, encoding MLNFLSISSEPKIKSLAIGKFDGLHLGHQALFKELKDPKALLIIEKKHYTKGYLTPLKYRAKLVGMPLFFVYLEEISPLNASEFLDLLKKKFPHLERLVVGYDFRFGHERQNDALFLKERFEKTIIVPEVKIKEISVHSKTIKLALSHGDLSLANKLLGRPYEVCGEVISDQGLGHKELAPTLNIKTKDFILPSFGVYASLVKIKDPIYQKSVSFIGNRLSTDQHFAIECHVLDTIIENPPQEIALRLVQKIRDNMRFSSLKELKNQIQQDILRAKEILR